A stretch of DNA from Manihot esculenta cultivar AM560-2 chromosome 7, M.esculenta_v8, whole genome shotgun sequence:
TtaactttcttattattttttctgatcCACACTAAAATATATGTCTATGAGTCGTTCAATGGAgtgtaatttttatacttaccaTGATCGTCTCTTCCTTGAGAGACTGAGTAACTTTTGTGGTCTCCATCATATCCTTGCTTCTCCGGCTTTGGGTGTCTTGTCTTCTATGGTCCCTTGAAGCAGCCCGTACTAGCTTCCAGCCAACGTCCTTTAGAGTTTCGTTTGATGACTCTTCTACTTTGAATTGGTCATTCCCTTCGGACCATGCCTGGATTGCCTTTGTCTGAGTCTTTGAGGTATCTACGGAGACTTTCTGCCTTCCCCTTGAAGCCATGAGTGATACCTCTTTCTAAGTTTTGTATTGTTCGAAAATAACCTACAACCTTCTGACGTACTGGAGTATTTTCTCAATACTCAAATTGTTGAGATTTTCTACATTGACCATAGGGGTATGTCTTGTTCAGTGCCAGGAGTAGAAGAAATAATAGCATCCTCATTTATTGCAACCTTAGCAGTAGCTCATGAATCGTCGACCATAGGGGTATGTCTTGTTCACCTCCAGGAGTGGAAGAAATAATATCATCCTCACCATTTTAAGAGATAAAAGAGACCGATTTTTAAGGGAGAAGGGATAAAGaccgattttaatccaaataaacagagagaattcaatagatCTCCCAGCAATGGAACCTAATGATATTGCAAAtattagattgatgacgtgaTCAGAATAGAACTACGTGTGATTGGTTGGACCTACAAAGAAGAGAACGTGAGCTGGGCATccactccgatactcaagttAGTACACTGAAGGAGAGAGAGTGAATGCAATGAATTATTTAGAGTTATTGTTTGAGAGAATAGCATACCTTTATCTCTATGATCATTCTCATTTTATATTGTGAGAAGataaagataaatataacattctCTAATAATCCGACGATAATGTATCCGGTTGCTCGATAAGAAATATCGTCAGCTGATAGGTCAGCAATCTCGCGATTATAGGcataatgaaaatatattgaATTGTGCTTGATACCGATAATTTTGTGCTGAAACTCGATCTATCCAAGGAAGGAtgaattttgatgatgattcAAGCGTTATAGTGTCCAaatcttttttttcttaagTAAAGCTGTGTTACTTAATTATTAAATCTCTACAACGTGAATTTATTCTGCAGCTCACTGTTTATTTTAGACGAGTCTCATACACATCAATTATTAAACTACATCTTTATTATTTCTATAAGTGAATGAAAGTAGGTACTTTAAGTTCATTTCATTTATACCATATTATATTATTACATATAGTAGTTggtgaaaaaaaatcaaaacttttCTTGGAATCAGTTAAAAATCGATTCGGTCCAATGTGGTTGGTTCTTAAACTTTCAATTTAACAttgattttagatatttttatggaATCAAACCAGTTCATTGAGAGTTCAATTTAACATTGGtgaaaaattataatctaacgatttttatttattttatattaaatttcgcTGATTTGAATAATGGATTTTGCAAAATTATAATTGGACAGAACAGAAGATCAAGGAGTCTGGTATGGGTCCCGAAGTTCGCAGACAAACAAATGTGATTGGTGGGTCAGCCAGCTAAGCGCACGtccatattcttttttttttttttgaaaaaagcaCTGTAATCATACACGTGAGAGCCCACCCAGCTTGACCTTAAATTACATTGGTGTTCGTCCCTTTATATCTATTACAATATgcaattttaaatgaatttaaataattataattaaatttaaaataaatttatatttaataaataatattttgaataGATTatgattgaatttaaatttttatttatataatatttattatttaaatttatttatataaataattaatttaatataaaaatatatattttataataatatttataaaaaaaatttatatattttatttaaaaatataaatttaaatattatttaaaaatattaaatttgctATCATTTCTCTTTGATGATCATGCGTGTTTAGAATCAACCAATAAGCTGGCAGCTCCACATTTTTTgagattttctttaatttattaatttcaagaagaaattgaaaaaatcttTGAAAAACATTTTTATGTCATAATTTAGAAGAAAATAAATGCTTCAATAATTGtagatttaaattataaagaaatatatttttaatttcatcaaattatttttattttgttaattattttaattttaagataattaagAGAGGGAAAATGataaatagattttaaaaattataaaaatgattgttgtatttaatagaaataatgttaaaattaaaaataattaaataatttcttttaatttttcaaaatgataaataatattAGGTAAAGTTACTTTTAAatgtaatagaaaaaaaattataaacagaAAGCTacgttataaaaaatattttgattgattaaattttctgaatattttaaaaaatataaaaatatttttcgtaaattcatttatttttaaaaaatattttatatttaaaaaatattttatgtgaaaaataaaattacattcactattatattttttattatttaatttaatttaaaaataaaatatattaataaatttatatatagaaagtTTAATAtgcgaaaaataatttttaaaaaataatttaatattttttaattagaaaaatatttttaattgactaatttttctgaatattttaaatattaaaaaatatttccaaTGAAAAAAAAGGCCTTAAAACTCTTAAAATTTGCTTAATAAGATTATCTAATTTCAGTGCTTTaatgaatattaaatattaaatatcctTATTTCATATGTGAAAaacgattaaaatataattatctttaattaggttatacttatttaatttatttaatttattgaattgaCTAAAGTGGCtgaataatttattatctaaaagaatagtttaaaaaattaattacttgaaaaataaagtaataaattagtatattttaaaaatagggaatttaaataaaaaagaatgacAAAAGAGATCTGTAGCTAATAAACCTGGACGTGACTAATCAgcctaaataataaattttacttattaCATAATTTTCACTCGTTGCGCGCCCTCTAAGTCTAACGTTCACTTTCGAAAACCGTCAACTCATCGCATGCCACATATTTTCGCCACGTGCGAAAACTTTCTCGAAAATAACACCTGTCTTTCACTCACAGTGCTGTCGACGCCCATTAGCTACTGGCTGAGGTGCATCCACGTGTTGTACTTGTCTGTAAAATTCTCGATTTGAGACAAATTTATTATGTCGAATTGTGGGATTGGATAGAGTTCACTTGACTCAGCTTCTGGAACCAATAGAAAGTTGCCACGCGTGAAAATTTGACTAGACGCCCCGAAGGTCATTAATGGGTCTGTGCGCGTGGTGGATCATTTTTCTTATCATTTGGTTACAGTCTAAGTCCACCGGCTAACCTTTTTTCACGTGCTCTGCTGCTGGGTGCTAGTTGTGGACTGACTGGACTCCAGTCCGCCGGCCTAgccatatgtatatatattttaaattaaaaattataaaaaccttttaataattataaaaataaaatttgtttttatctatatttgaaaaataaattttctaattataacttttttttcttacttGTCATGTATTGTTTAGCATGTAGTATTTggcaatttatttaatttctgaggttaaaaagaaataataattaagtGCTTAGGTTGTTAAAGAGAGATTAAAAGAAGTGATGTGGGCAGAAACAAGTTGGTAATAAGAAAAGCAGAGTGAGAGAGTAAGTGGGAAGCACAGGATGAAGCAGTAAAACCAGAGATGCTTACCTGGATTGATTTAGTAATTAAAGGTATATTACTGAAAATTCAGTTTTAAATTTCCATACTTTCAATATCCGgctaaaaagaaaaagcaagaggGCAGACCAGACAAAGAGGTTATGGTCTAATGGGGAGGTGGTGGTGTGGTGCTTCAGTAAAAGTCAAGCAGTTGCCTCTGTAAAAGCCAAACCAACCAATACCACAACAAACAACACTAGTGCAATTCCCATGTggcttctctctttttttttttttttttttttttttttttttatgttaaatgGTAAAACGGTAAAACCTTTTAATcagtattttaataattattcgaAAAAAacctttaataattttttttaaaaaactcttAACACGAGAAAATTACAACCTCTACCCACCGGTGCCAATCTCACTCACCATATATACCCCCTCAGCTCCACCTCTCTTTGTATCCTAAATCTCAAACACAGAGAAAATCCAGTTGTTTGTTTCTCTTCTCTCAAGTTCGTTTTTTCAATCGTGAGCGTCGACCATGGTGAAGGACGTGACGGAACAGGGATCATTCTCGGGGAAGGACTACCATGACCCACCACCAACACCATTGTTTGATGCGGCGGAGCTGACCAAGTGGTCATTTTACAGAGCTTTGATTGCTGAATTTATAGCAACTTTGCTCTTTCTTTACATCACTATTTTGACTGTCATTGGATACAAAAGCCAGACTGATCCTGCCAAGAATGCCGACTCTTGTGGTGGTGTTGGAATTCTCGGCATCGCTTGGGCCTTCGGCGGCATGATCTTTATTCTTGTTTACTGCACCGCTGGTATTTCAGGTGAGATAGCTTTTCctcctttttccttttcttttttcaaatggGAAATAGTTTTCTCGGGAAGCAAACAGATTATTTGGTTTCCTTGTTTACTGTGTACTATATTTAACGAATATTATACGAAGAGAAGGACTTGCCTTTTATACTTGagaacaaaaagaagaaaaagcatTTTCCTTTTAAAAGATTTTCTCGAGAAAAAGCTTATTAgggaaagtaaaaaaaaaaaaaagaaaaagattaagTATTATAGCAGATACTTAGATGATTTTGGTAATCTGCGCAGGAGGGCACATTAATCCAGCAGTAACATTCGGGTTATTCCTGGCCCGAAAGGTCTCACTGGTGAGGGCGGTGATGTACATGGTTGCTCAGTGCTTAGGAGCCATAGCCGGCGCCGGATTGGTGAAGGGCTTCCAGAATTCGTACTACAAGAGGTATGGTGGTGGGGCCAACAGTCTGGCTGATGGGTACAGCACAGGCACTGGATTGGGTGCTGAGATCATCGGCACTTTTGTTTTGGTCTATACTGTGTTCTCCGCCACTGATCCGAAGAGGAATGCAAGAGACTCCCATG
This window harbors:
- the LOC110619632 gene encoding probable aquaporin PIP2-5; the protein is MVKDVTEQGSFSGKDYHDPPPTPLFDAAELTKWSFYRALIAEFIATLLFLYITILTVIGYKSQTDPAKNADSCGGVGILGIAWAFGGMIFILVYCTAGISGGHINPAVTFGLFLARKVSLVRAVMYMVAQCLGAIAGAGLVKGFQNSYYKRYGGGANSLADGYSTGTGLGAEIIGTFVLVYTVFSATDPKRNARDSHVPVLAPLPIGFAVFMVHLATIPITGTGINPARSLGAAVIYNQDKPWDDHWIFWVGPFIGAAIAAFYHQFILRAGAVKALGSFRSNPTV